A region of Homo sapiens chromosome 17, GRCh38.p14 Primary Assembly DNA encodes the following proteins:
- the SAT2 gene encoding thialysine N-epsilon-acetyltransferase isoform 1 (isoform 1 is encoded by transcript variant 1), giving the protein MPGQRIASLAYSLLPYGAGIPAPLTRPRLPRRPPRLPPPRSLRLFRIQVRRPFKGSSCRLRGPGTLVPDSGDPDGFRADPRGQGGRLWRYPEADSGEDCRPELAEFEKLSDQVKISEEALRADGFGDNPFYHCLVAEILPAPGKLLGPCVVGYGIYYFIYSTWKGRTIYLEDIYVMPEYRGQGIGSKIIKKVAEVALDKGCSQFRLAVLDWNQRAMDLYKALGAQDLTEAEGWHFFCFQGEATRKLAGK; this is encoded by the exons ATGCCCGGACAGAGGATCGCCTCGCTGGCCTACTCTCTCCTCCCGTACGGCGCCGGAATCCCAGCTCCACTTACCAGGCCGCGGCTACCCCGCCGTCCCCCCCGACTCCCGCCACCCCGCTCTCTCAGGCTCTTCAGGATCCAAGTCCGTAGGCCCTTTAAGGGGTCTAGTTGCCGTTTGCGAGGCCCTGGGACTTTGGTCCCAGACAGCGGGGATCCGGATGGCTTCCGTGCGGATccgagaggccaaggagggagactGTGGAGATATCCTGAGGCTGATTCGGGTGAAGACTGCAGGCCG GAGCTAGCCGAATTCGAAAAACTCTCGGATCAGGTGAAGATCAGTGAAGAAG CCCTGAGAGCAGATGGCTTTGGAGACAATCCTTTCTATCACTGTTTGGTAGCAGAGATTCTTCCAGCGCCCGGGAAGCTACTGG ggCCCTGCGTGGTGGGCTATGGGATATACTATTTCATCTACAGTACATGGAAGGGACGCACCATTTATCTGGAGGATATCTATGTGATGCCGGAATATCGGG GTCAAGGGATTGGTTCCAAAATAATCAAAAAGGTGGCTGAG GTGGCCTTGGATAAGGGCTGCTCCCAATTCCGCCTGGCCGTCCTGGACTGGAACCAGAGGGCCATGGACTTGTACAAGGCCCTAGGAGCCCAAGATCTGACGGAAGCTGAGGGCTGGCACTTCTTCTGCTTTCAAGGAGAGGCAACGAGAAAGTTGGCAGGAAAGTGA
- the SHBG gene encoding sex hormone-binding globulin isoform 7 (isoform 7 is encoded by transcript variant 8), protein MGIPTLRMTGLCWDFETAGLRSNCTITGPSLRWVLRLRQVSGPLTSKRHPIMRIALGGLLFPASNLRLPLVPALDGCLRRDSWLDKQAEISASAPTSLRSCDVESNPGIFLPPGTQAEFNLRDIPQPHAEPWAFSLDLGLKQAAGSGHLLALGTPENPSWLSLHLQDQKVVLSSGSGPGLDLPLVLGLPLQLKLSMSRVVLSQGSKMKALALPPLGLAPLLNLWAKPQGRLFLGALPGEDSSTSFCLNGLWAQGQRLDVDQALNRSHEIWTHSCPQSPGNGTDASH, encoded by the exons ATGGGGATACCAACCCTAAGGATGACTGGTTTATGCTGGGACTTCGAGACGGCAGGCCTGAGATCCAACTGCACAATCACTGGGCCCAGCTTACGGTGG GTGCTGCGCCTGAGACAGGTCTCTGGGCCCCTGACCAGCAAACGCCATCCCATCATGAGGATTGCGCTTGGGGGGCTGCTCTTCCCCGCTTCCAACCTTCGGTTGCCG CTGGTTCCTGCCCTGGATGGCTGCCTGCGCCGGGATTCCTGGCTGGACAAACAGGCCGAGATCTCAGCATCTGCCCCCACTAGCCTCAGAAGCTGTGATGTAGAATCAAATCCCGGGATATTTCTCCCTCCAGGGACTCAGGCAGAATTCAATCTCCGAG ACATTCCCCAGCCTCATGCAGAGCCCTGGGCCTTCTCTTTGGACCTGGGACTCAAGCAGGCAGCAGGCTCAGGCCACCTCCTTGCTCTTGGGACACCAGAGAACCCATCTTGGCTCAGTCTCCACCTCCAAGATCAA AAGGTGGTGTTGTCTTCTGGGTCGGGGCCAGGGCTGGATCTGCCCCTGGTCTTGGGACTCCCTCTTCAGCTGAAGCTGAGTatgtccagggtggtcttgagcCAAGGGTCGAAGATGAAGGCCCTTGCCCTGCCTCCCTTAGGCCTGGCTCCCCTCCTTAACCTCTGGGCCAAGCCTCAAGGGCGTCTCTTCCTGGGGGCTTTACCAG GAGAAGACTCTTCCACCTCTTTTTGCCTGAATGGCCTTTGGGCACAAGGTCAGAGGCTGGATGTGGACCAGGCCCTGAACAGAAGCCATGAGATCTGGACTCACAGCTGCCCCCAGAGCCCAGGCAATGGCACTGACGCTTCCCATTAA
- the SHBG gene encoding sex hormone-binding globulin isoform 5 (isoform 5 is encoded by transcript variant 5): MTFDLTKITKTSSSFEVRTWDPEGVIFYGDTNPKDDWFMLGLRDGRPEIQLHNHWAQLTVGAGPRLDDGRWHQVEVKMEGDSVLLEVDGEEVLRLRQVSGPLTSKRHPIMRIALGGLLFPASNLRLPLVPALDGCLRRDSWLDKQAEISASAPTSLRSCDVESNPGIFLPPGTQAEFNLRDIPQPHAEPWAFSLDLGLKQAAGSGHLLALGTPENPSWLSLHLQDQKVVLSSGSGPGLDLPLVLGLPLQLKLSMSRVVLSQGSKMKALALPPLGLAPLLNLWAKPQGRLFLGALPGEDSSTSFCLNGLWAQGQRLDVDQALNRSHEIWTHSCPQSPGNGTDASH; the protein is encoded by the exons ATGACCTTTGACCTCACCAAGATCACAAA AACCTCCTCCTCCTTTGAGGTTCGAACCTGGGACCCAGAGGGAGTGATTTTTTATGGGGATACCAACCCTAAGGATGACTGGTTTATGCTGGGACTTCGAGACGGCAGGCCTGAGATCCAACTGCACAATCACTGGGCCCAGCTTACGGTGGGTGCTGGACCACGGCTGGATGATGGGAGATGGCACCAG GTGGAAGTCAAGATGGAGGGGGACTCTGTGCTGCTGGAGGTGGATGGGGAGGAGGTGCTGCGCCTGAGACAGGTCTCTGGGCCCCTGACCAGCAAACGCCATCCCATCATGAGGATTGCGCTTGGGGGGCTGCTCTTCCCCGCTTCCAACCTTCGGTTGCCG CTGGTTCCTGCCCTGGATGGCTGCCTGCGCCGGGATTCCTGGCTGGACAAACAGGCCGAGATCTCAGCATCTGCCCCCACTAGCCTCAGAAGCTGTGATGTAGAATCAAATCCCGGGATATTTCTCCCTCCAGGGACTCAGGCAGAATTCAATCTCCGAG ACATTCCCCAGCCTCATGCAGAGCCCTGGGCCTTCTCTTTGGACCTGGGACTCAAGCAGGCAGCAGGCTCAGGCCACCTCCTTGCTCTTGGGACACCAGAGAACCCATCTTGGCTCAGTCTCCACCTCCAAGATCAA AAGGTGGTGTTGTCTTCTGGGTCGGGGCCAGGGCTGGATCTGCCCCTGGTCTTGGGACTCCCTCTTCAGCTGAAGCTGAGTatgtccagggtggtcttgagcCAAGGGTCGAAGATGAAGGCCCTTGCCCTGCCTCCCTTAGGCCTGGCTCCCCTCCTTAACCTCTGGGCCAAGCCTCAAGGGCGTCTCTTCCTGGGGGCTTTACCAG GAGAAGACTCTTCCACCTCTTTTTGCCTGAATGGCCTTTGGGCACAAGGTCAGAGGCTGGATGTGGACCAGGCCCTGAACAGAAGCCATGAGATCTGGACTCACAGCTGCCCCCAGAGCCCAGGCAATGGCACTGACGCTTCCCATTAA
- the SHBG gene encoding sex hormone-binding globulin isoform 2 precursor (isoform 2 precursor is encoded by transcript variant 2) codes for MESRGPLATSRLLLLLLLLLLRHTRQGWALRPVLPTQSAHDPPAVHLSNGPGQEPIAVMTFDLTKITKTSSSFEVRTWDPEGVIFYGDTNPKDDWFMLGLRDGRPEIQLHNHWAQLTVGAGPRLDDGRWHQVEVKMEGDSVLLEVDGEEVLRLRQVSGPLTSKRHPIMRIALGGLLFPASNLRLPAEISASAPTSLRSCDVESNPGIFLPPGTQAEFNLRDIPQPHAEPWAFSLDLGLKQAAGSGHLLALGTPENPSWLSLHLQDQKVVLSSGSGPGLDLPLVLGLPLQLKLSMSRVVLSQGSKMKALALPPLGLAPLLNLWAKPQGRLFLGALPGEDSSTSFCLNGLWAQGQRLDVDQALNRSHEIWTHSCPQSPGNGTDASH; via the exons ATGGAGAGCAGAGGCCCACTGGCTACCTCGCgcctgctgctgttgctgctgttgctACTACTGCGTCACACCCGCCAGGGATGGGCCCTGAGACCTGTTCTCCCCACCCAG AGTGCCCACGACCCTCCGGCTGTCCACCTCAGCAATGGCCCAGGACAAGAGCCTATCGCTGTCATGACCTTTGACCTCACCAAGATCACAAA AACCTCCTCCTCCTTTGAGGTTCGAACCTGGGACCCAGAGGGAGTGATTTTTTATGGGGATACCAACCCTAAGGATGACTGGTTTATGCTGGGACTTCGAGACGGCAGGCCTGAGATCCAACTGCACAATCACTGGGCCCAGCTTACGGTGGGTGCTGGACCACGGCTGGATGATGGGAGATGGCACCAG GTGGAAGTCAAGATGGAGGGGGACTCTGTGCTGCTGGAGGTGGATGGGGAGGAGGTGCTGCGCCTGAGACAGGTCTCTGGGCCCCTGACCAGCAAACGCCATCCCATCATGAGGATTGCGCTTGGGGGGCTGCTCTTCCCCGCTTCCAACCTTCGGTTGCCG GCCGAGATCTCAGCATCTGCCCCCACTAGCCTCAGAAGCTGTGATGTAGAATCAAATCCCGGGATATTTCTCCCTCCAGGGACTCAGGCAGAATTCAATCTCCGAG ACATTCCCCAGCCTCATGCAGAGCCCTGGGCCTTCTCTTTGGACCTGGGACTCAAGCAGGCAGCAGGCTCAGGCCACCTCCTTGCTCTTGGGACACCAGAGAACCCATCTTGGCTCAGTCTCCACCTCCAAGATCAA AAGGTGGTGTTGTCTTCTGGGTCGGGGCCAGGGCTGGATCTGCCCCTGGTCTTGGGACTCCCTCTTCAGCTGAAGCTGAGTatgtccagggtggtcttgagcCAAGGGTCGAAGATGAAGGCCCTTGCCCTGCCTCCCTTAGGCCTGGCTCCCCTCCTTAACCTCTGGGCCAAGCCTCAAGGGCGTCTCTTCCTGGGGGCTTTACCAG GAGAAGACTCTTCCACCTCTTTTTGCCTGAATGGCCTTTGGGCACAAGGTCAGAGGCTGGATGTGGACCAGGCCCTGAACAGAAGCCATGAGATCTGGACTCACAGCTGCCCCCAGAGCCCAGGCAATGGCACTGACGCTTCCCATTAA
- the SAT2 gene encoding thialysine N-epsilon-acetyltransferase isoform X1, which yields MPGQRIASLAYSLLPYGAGIPAPLTRPRLPRRPPRLPPPRSLRLFRIQVRRPFKGSSCRLRGPGTLVPDSGDPDGFRADPRGQGGRLWRYPEADSGEDCRPELAEFEKLSDQVKISEEALRADGFGDNPFYHCLVAEILPAPGKLLGPCVVGYGIYYFIYSTWKGRTIYLEDIYVMPEYRGQGIGSKIIKKVAEVRRWVGRQVRT from the exons ATGCCCGGACAGAGGATCGCCTCGCTGGCCTACTCTCTCCTCCCGTACGGCGCCGGAATCCCAGCTCCACTTACCAGGCCGCGGCTACCCCGCCGTCCCCCCCGACTCCCGCCACCCCGCTCTCTCAGGCTCTTCAGGATCCAAGTCCGTAGGCCCTTTAAGGGGTCTAGTTGCCGTTTGCGAGGCCCTGGGACTTTGGTCCCAGACAGCGGGGATCCGGATGGCTTCCGTGCGGATccgagaggccaaggagggagactGTGGAGATATCCTGAGGCTGATTCGGGTGAAGACTGCAGGCCG GAGCTAGCCGAATTCGAAAAACTCTCGGATCAGGTGAAGATCAGTGAAGAAG CCCTGAGAGCAGATGGCTTTGGAGACAATCCTTTCTATCACTGTTTGGTAGCAGAGATTCTTCCAGCGCCCGGGAAGCTACTGG ggCCCTGCGTGGTGGGCTATGGGATATACTATTTCATCTACAGTACATGGAAGGGACGCACCATTTATCTGGAGGATATCTATGTGATGCCGGAATATCGGG GTCAAGGGATTGGTTCCAAAATAATCAAAAAGGTGGCTGAGGTGAGGAGATGGGTGGGGCGACAAGTGAGGACCTGA
- the SHBG gene encoding sex hormone-binding globulin isoform 1 precursor (isoform 1 precursor is encoded by transcript variant 1): protein MESRGPLATSRLLLLLLLLLLRHTRQGWALRPVLPTQSAHDPPAVHLSNGPGQEPIAVMTFDLTKITKTSSSFEVRTWDPEGVIFYGDTNPKDDWFMLGLRDGRPEIQLHNHWAQLTVGAGPRLDDGRWHQVEVKMEGDSVLLEVDGEEVLRLRQVSGPLTSKRHPIMRIALGGLLFPASNLRLPLVPALDGCLRRDSWLDKQAEISASAPTSLRSCDVESNPGIFLPPGTQAEFNLRDIPQPHAEPWAFSLDLGLKQAAGSGHLLALGTPENPSWLSLHLQDQKVVLSSGSGPGLDLPLVLGLPLQLKLSMSRVVLSQGSKMKALALPPLGLAPLLNLWAKPQGRLFLGALPGEDSSTSFCLNGLWAQGQRLDVDQALNRSHEIWTHSCPQSPGNGTDASH from the exons ATGGAGAGCAGAGGCCCACTGGCTACCTCGCgcctgctgctgttgctgctgttgctACTACTGCGTCACACCCGCCAGGGATGGGCCCTGAGACCTGTTCTCCCCACCCAG AGTGCCCACGACCCTCCGGCTGTCCACCTCAGCAATGGCCCAGGACAAGAGCCTATCGCTGTCATGACCTTTGACCTCACCAAGATCACAAA AACCTCCTCCTCCTTTGAGGTTCGAACCTGGGACCCAGAGGGAGTGATTTTTTATGGGGATACCAACCCTAAGGATGACTGGTTTATGCTGGGACTTCGAGACGGCAGGCCTGAGATCCAACTGCACAATCACTGGGCCCAGCTTACGGTGGGTGCTGGACCACGGCTGGATGATGGGAGATGGCACCAG GTGGAAGTCAAGATGGAGGGGGACTCTGTGCTGCTGGAGGTGGATGGGGAGGAGGTGCTGCGCCTGAGACAGGTCTCTGGGCCCCTGACCAGCAAACGCCATCCCATCATGAGGATTGCGCTTGGGGGGCTGCTCTTCCCCGCTTCCAACCTTCGGTTGCCG CTGGTTCCTGCCCTGGATGGCTGCCTGCGCCGGGATTCCTGGCTGGACAAACAGGCCGAGATCTCAGCATCTGCCCCCACTAGCCTCAGAAGCTGTGATGTAGAATCAAATCCCGGGATATTTCTCCCTCCAGGGACTCAGGCAGAATTCAATCTCCGAG ACATTCCCCAGCCTCATGCAGAGCCCTGGGCCTTCTCTTTGGACCTGGGACTCAAGCAGGCAGCAGGCTCAGGCCACCTCCTTGCTCTTGGGACACCAGAGAACCCATCTTGGCTCAGTCTCCACCTCCAAGATCAA AAGGTGGTGTTGTCTTCTGGGTCGGGGCCAGGGCTGGATCTGCCCCTGGTCTTGGGACTCCCTCTTCAGCTGAAGCTGAGTatgtccagggtggtcttgagcCAAGGGTCGAAGATGAAGGCCCTTGCCCTGCCTCCCTTAGGCCTGGCTCCCCTCCTTAACCTCTGGGCCAAGCCTCAAGGGCGTCTCTTCCTGGGGGCTTTACCAG GAGAAGACTCTTCCACCTCTTTTTGCCTGAATGGCCTTTGGGCACAAGGTCAGAGGCTGGATGTGGACCAGGCCCTGAACAGAAGCCATGAGATCTGGACTCACAGCTGCCCCCAGAGCCCAGGCAATGGCACTGACGCTTCCCATTAA
- the SAT2 gene encoding thialysine N-epsilon-acetyltransferase isoform 2 (isoform 2 is encoded by transcript variant 2), translating to MPGQRIASLAYSLLPYGAGIPAPLTRPRLPRRPPRLPPPRSLRLFRIQVRRPFKGSSCRLRGPGTLVPDSGDPDGFRADPRGQGGRLWRYPEADSGEDCRPELAEFEKLSDQVKISEEALRADGFGDNPFYHCLVAEILPAPGKLLGQGIGSKIIKKVAEVALDKGCSQFRLAVLDWNQRAMDLYKALGAQDLTEAEGWHFFCFQGEATRKLAGK from the exons ATGCCCGGACAGAGGATCGCCTCGCTGGCCTACTCTCTCCTCCCGTACGGCGCCGGAATCCCAGCTCCACTTACCAGGCCGCGGCTACCCCGCCGTCCCCCCCGACTCCCGCCACCCCGCTCTCTCAGGCTCTTCAGGATCCAAGTCCGTAGGCCCTTTAAGGGGTCTAGTTGCCGTTTGCGAGGCCCTGGGACTTTGGTCCCAGACAGCGGGGATCCGGATGGCTTCCGTGCGGATccgagaggccaaggagggagactGTGGAGATATCCTGAGGCTGATTCGGGTGAAGACTGCAGGCCG GAGCTAGCCGAATTCGAAAAACTCTCGGATCAGGTGAAGATCAGTGAAGAAG CCCTGAGAGCAGATGGCTTTGGAGACAATCCTTTCTATCACTGTTTGGTAGCAGAGATTCTTCCAGCGCCCGGGAAGCTACTGG GTCAAGGGATTGGTTCCAAAATAATCAAAAAGGTGGCTGAG GTGGCCTTGGATAAGGGCTGCTCCCAATTCCGCCTGGCCGTCCTGGACTGGAACCAGAGGGCCATGGACTTGTACAAGGCCCTAGGAGCCCAAGATCTGACGGAAGCTGAGGGCTGGCACTTCTTCTGCTTTCAAGGAGAGGCAACGAGAAAGTTGGCAGGAAAGTGA
- the SAT2 gene encoding thialysine N-epsilon-acetyltransferase isoform 4 (isoform 4 is encoded by transcript variant 4) yields MASVRIREAKEGDCGDILRLIRELAEFEKLSDQVKISEEALRADGFGDNPFYHCLVAEILPAPGKLLGQGIGSKIIKKVAEVALDKGCSQFRLAVLDWNQRAMDLYKALGAQDLTEAEGWHFFCFQGEATRKLAGK; encoded by the exons ATGGCTTCCGTGCGGATccgagaggccaaggagggagactGTGGAGATATCCTGAGGCTGATTCGG GAGCTAGCCGAATTCGAAAAACTCTCGGATCAGGTGAAGATCAGTGAAGAAG CCCTGAGAGCAGATGGCTTTGGAGACAATCCTTTCTATCACTGTTTGGTAGCAGAGATTCTTCCAGCGCCCGGGAAGCTACTGG GTCAAGGGATTGGTTCCAAAATAATCAAAAAGGTGGCTGAG GTGGCCTTGGATAAGGGCTGCTCCCAATTCCGCCTGGCCGTCCTGGACTGGAACCAGAGGGCCATGGACTTGTACAAGGCCCTAGGAGCCCAAGATCTGACGGAAGCTGAGGGCTGGCACTTCTTCTGCTTTCAAGGAGAGGCAACGAGAAAGTTGGCAGGAAAGTGA
- the SAT2 gene encoding thialysine N-epsilon-acetyltransferase isoform 3 (isoform 3 is encoded by transcript variant 3): protein MASVRIREAKEGDCGDILRLIRELAEFEKLSDQVKISEEALRADGFGDNPFYHCLVAEILPAPGKLLGPCVVGYGIYYFIYSTWKGRTIYLEDIYVMPEYRGQGIGSKIIKKVAEVALDKGCSQFRLAVLDWNQRAMDLYKALGAQDLTEAEGWHFFCFQGEATRKLAGK, encoded by the exons ATGGCTTCCGTGCGGATccgagaggccaaggagggagactGTGGAGATATCCTGAGGCTGATTCGG GAGCTAGCCGAATTCGAAAAACTCTCGGATCAGGTGAAGATCAGTGAAGAAG CCCTGAGAGCAGATGGCTTTGGAGACAATCCTTTCTATCACTGTTTGGTAGCAGAGATTCTTCCAGCGCCCGGGAAGCTACTGG ggCCCTGCGTGGTGGGCTATGGGATATACTATTTCATCTACAGTACATGGAAGGGACGCACCATTTATCTGGAGGATATCTATGTGATGCCGGAATATCGGG GTCAAGGGATTGGTTCCAAAATAATCAAAAAGGTGGCTGAG GTGGCCTTGGATAAGGGCTGCTCCCAATTCCGCCTGGCCGTCCTGGACTGGAACCAGAGGGCCATGGACTTGTACAAGGCCCTAGGAGCCCAAGATCTGACGGAAGCTGAGGGCTGGCACTTCTTCTGCTTTCAAGGAGAGGCAACGAGAAAGTTGGCAGGAAAGTGA
- the SHBG gene encoding sex hormone-binding globulin isoform 6 (isoform 6 is encoded by transcript variant 7), whose product MTFDLTKITKTSSSFEVRTWDPEGVIFYGDTNPKDDWFMLGLRDGRPEIQLHNHWAQLTVGAGPRLDDGRWHQVEVKMEGDSVLLEVDGEEVLRLRQVSGPLTSKRHPIMRIALGGLLFPASNLRLPLVPALDGCLRRDSWLDKQAEISASAPTSLRSCDVESNPGIFLPPGTQAEFNLRDIPQPHAEPWAFSLDLGLKQAAGSGHLLALGTPENPSWLSLHLQDQEKTLPPLFA is encoded by the exons ATGACCTTTGACCTCACCAAGATCACAAA AACCTCCTCCTCCTTTGAGGTTCGAACCTGGGACCCAGAGGGAGTGATTTTTTATGGGGATACCAACCCTAAGGATGACTGGTTTATGCTGGGACTTCGAGACGGCAGGCCTGAGATCCAACTGCACAATCACTGGGCCCAGCTTACGGTGGGTGCTGGACCACGGCTGGATGATGGGAGATGGCACCAG GTGGAAGTCAAGATGGAGGGGGACTCTGTGCTGCTGGAGGTGGATGGGGAGGAGGTGCTGCGCCTGAGACAGGTCTCTGGGCCCCTGACCAGCAAACGCCATCCCATCATGAGGATTGCGCTTGGGGGGCTGCTCTTCCCCGCTTCCAACCTTCGGTTGCCG CTGGTTCCTGCCCTGGATGGCTGCCTGCGCCGGGATTCCTGGCTGGACAAACAGGCCGAGATCTCAGCATCTGCCCCCACTAGCCTCAGAAGCTGTGATGTAGAATCAAATCCCGGGATATTTCTCCCTCCAGGGACTCAGGCAGAATTCAATCTCCGAG ACATTCCCCAGCCTCATGCAGAGCCCTGGGCCTTCTCTTTGGACCTGGGACTCAAGCAGGCAGCAGGCTCAGGCCACCTCCTTGCTCTTGGGACACCAGAGAACCCATCTTGGCTCAGTCTCCACCTCCAAGATCAA GAGAAGACTCTTCCACCTCTTTTTGCCTGA
- the SHBG gene encoding sex hormone-binding globulin isoform 4 precursor (isoform 4 precursor is encoded by transcript variant 4) — protein sequence MESRGPLATSRLLLLLLLLLLRHTRQGWALRPVLPTQSAHDPPAVHLSNGPGQEPIAVMTFDLTKITKTSSSFEVRTWDPEGVIFYGDTNPKDDWFMLGLRDGRPEIQLHNHWAQLTVGAGPRLDDGRWHQVEVKMEGDSVLLEVDGEEVLRLRQVSGPLTSKRHPIMRIALGGLLFPASNLRLPLVPALDGCLRRDSWLDKQAEISASAPTSLRSCDVESNPGIFLPPGTQAEFNLRGEDSSTSFCLNGLWAQGQRLDVDQALNRSHEIWTHSCPQSPGNGTDASH from the exons ATGGAGAGCAGAGGCCCACTGGCTACCTCGCgcctgctgctgttgctgctgttgctACTACTGCGTCACACCCGCCAGGGATGGGCCCTGAGACCTGTTCTCCCCACCCAG AGTGCCCACGACCCTCCGGCTGTCCACCTCAGCAATGGCCCAGGACAAGAGCCTATCGCTGTCATGACCTTTGACCTCACCAAGATCACAAA AACCTCCTCCTCCTTTGAGGTTCGAACCTGGGACCCAGAGGGAGTGATTTTTTATGGGGATACCAACCCTAAGGATGACTGGTTTATGCTGGGACTTCGAGACGGCAGGCCTGAGATCCAACTGCACAATCACTGGGCCCAGCTTACGGTGGGTGCTGGACCACGGCTGGATGATGGGAGATGGCACCAG GTGGAAGTCAAGATGGAGGGGGACTCTGTGCTGCTGGAGGTGGATGGGGAGGAGGTGCTGCGCCTGAGACAGGTCTCTGGGCCCCTGACCAGCAAACGCCATCCCATCATGAGGATTGCGCTTGGGGGGCTGCTCTTCCCCGCTTCCAACCTTCGGTTGCCG CTGGTTCCTGCCCTGGATGGCTGCCTGCGCCGGGATTCCTGGCTGGACAAACAGGCCGAGATCTCAGCATCTGCCCCCACTAGCCTCAGAAGCTGTGATGTAGAATCAAATCCCGGGATATTTCTCCCTCCAGGGACTCAGGCAGAATTCAATCTCCGAG GAGAAGACTCTTCCACCTCTTTTTGCCTGAATGGCCTTTGGGCACAAGGTCAGAGGCTGGATGTGGACCAGGCCCTGAACAGAAGCCATGAGATCTGGACTCACAGCTGCCCCCAGAGCCCAGGCAATGGCACTGACGCTTCCCATTAA
- the SHBG gene encoding sex hormone-binding globulin isoform 3 precursor (isoform 3 precursor is encoded by transcript variant 3) — protein sequence MESRGPLATSRLLLLLLLLLLRHTRQGWALRPVLPTQSAHDPPAVHLSNGPGQEPIAVMTFDLTKITKTSSSFEVRTWDPEGVIFYGDTNPKDDWFMLGLRDGRPEIQLHNHWAQLTVGAGPRLDDGRWHQVEVKMEGDSVLLEVDGEEVLRLRQVSGPLTSKRHPIMRIALGGLLFPASNLRLPLVPALDGCLRRDSWLDKQAEISASAPTSLRSCDVESNPGIFLPPGTQAEFNLRDIPQPHAEPWAFSLDLGLKQAAGSGHLLALGTPENPSWLSLHLQDQEKTLPPLFA from the exons ATGGAGAGCAGAGGCCCACTGGCTACCTCGCgcctgctgctgttgctgctgttgctACTACTGCGTCACACCCGCCAGGGATGGGCCCTGAGACCTGTTCTCCCCACCCAG AGTGCCCACGACCCTCCGGCTGTCCACCTCAGCAATGGCCCAGGACAAGAGCCTATCGCTGTCATGACCTTTGACCTCACCAAGATCACAAA AACCTCCTCCTCCTTTGAGGTTCGAACCTGGGACCCAGAGGGAGTGATTTTTTATGGGGATACCAACCCTAAGGATGACTGGTTTATGCTGGGACTTCGAGACGGCAGGCCTGAGATCCAACTGCACAATCACTGGGCCCAGCTTACGGTGGGTGCTGGACCACGGCTGGATGATGGGAGATGGCACCAG GTGGAAGTCAAGATGGAGGGGGACTCTGTGCTGCTGGAGGTGGATGGGGAGGAGGTGCTGCGCCTGAGACAGGTCTCTGGGCCCCTGACCAGCAAACGCCATCCCATCATGAGGATTGCGCTTGGGGGGCTGCTCTTCCCCGCTTCCAACCTTCGGTTGCCG CTGGTTCCTGCCCTGGATGGCTGCCTGCGCCGGGATTCCTGGCTGGACAAACAGGCCGAGATCTCAGCATCTGCCCCCACTAGCCTCAGAAGCTGTGATGTAGAATCAAATCCCGGGATATTTCTCCCTCCAGGGACTCAGGCAGAATTCAATCTCCGAG ACATTCCCCAGCCTCATGCAGAGCCCTGGGCCTTCTCTTTGGACCTGGGACTCAAGCAGGCAGCAGGCTCAGGCCACCTCCTTGCTCTTGGGACACCAGAGAACCCATCTTGGCTCAGTCTCCACCTCCAAGATCAA GAGAAGACTCTTCCACCTCTTTTTGCCTGA